A window from Methanobacterium sp. encodes these proteins:
- a CDS encoding DUF2073 domain-containing protein: MNSLKMDFLSSDALRSYSSIEKVSMIVDRVKGGDLVVIEGGLTPEEEAELIETTMREIDIENFVGIDIYTLEKNKRSFLGMSKKAVGLTIIGPANLMKTVKKRSNFLSMIADTGDSGASMH, from the coding sequence ATGAATAGTTTAAAAATGGATTTTCTATCTTCAGACGCTCTTCGATCTTATAGCAGCATAGAAAAGGTTTCAATGATTGTAGACAGAGTTAAAGGAGGAGACCTTGTAGTTATTGAAGGAGGATTAACCCCTGAAGAAGAGGCAGAACTTATAGAAACCACCATGAGGGAGATAGATATTGAAAATTTTGTGGGAATCGATATATATACCCTTGAGAAGAATAAAAGATCTTTTTTGGGAATGTCCAAAAAAGCAGTTGGACTGACCATAATTGGACCTGCTAATCTCATGAAAACAGTAAAGAAAAGGTCGAACTTCCTTTCAATGATAGCAGATACTGGTGATAGTGGTGCATCTATGCATTAA
- a CDS encoding Era-like GTP-binding protein gives MHNIFRRFLNRLLGKDKKLKIGLYGHPNSGKTTLANTMTSDWLGKPLGLVSEIPHETRRVYRQEKVSIKHNGVELDFDIIDTPGIATKIDYKNFLQYGLSEAEAKERAKEATKGIIEAIKWLDDVTGVLLVVDATKDPLTQANITIIGNLEARKIPFVIVANKIDIPESSPERIASVFPQHTVVPISALHGENTGDLYDAMVKRFK, from the coding sequence ATGCATAACATTTTCAGAAGATTCTTAAACAGACTTCTTGGTAAAGACAAAAAACTAAAGATAGGACTATACGGTCATCCAAATTCAGGGAAAACCACACTTGCAAACACCATGACCAGTGACTGGTTAGGGAAACCCCTGGGATTAGTATCAGAGATTCCTCATGAAACCAGAAGAGTTTACAGACAGGAAAAAGTGAGTATAAAGCATAACGGTGTTGAACTGGATTTTGATATAATAGATACGCCAGGAATAGCAACTAAAATAGACTACAAGAATTTTTTGCAGTATGGTTTATCAGAAGCAGAAGCAAAGGAAAGGGCAAAAGAAGCTACAAAAGGAATTATAGAGGCTATTAAATGGTTAGATGATGTTACGGGCGTTCTTCTGGTTGTAGATGCCACTAAAGATCCGCTGACACAGGCTAATATAACCATAATTGGAAATTTAGAAGCCCGAAAAATTCCCTTTGTTATTGTGGCCAATAAAATTGATATTCCAGAATCTTCTCCTGAACGTATAGCATCAGTGTTTCCCCAGCACACAGTAGTGCCAATTTCTGCTTTGCATGGTGAAAATACAGGGGATCTTTATGATGCCATGGTAAAGAGATTTAAATAG
- a CDS encoding metal-dependent hydrolase, with protein MEIRWLGHSAFQINYENLKILIDPFISNNPVCPVTVEEADADIICVTHGHADHFGDTMEIANRTGAVIVSNHEHSVYLAKQGFETMGMNIGGTVQTHNTKITMVNSTHSSDMDFIEEIGAGGSSCGYILHMENGRKIYHSGDTGLFGDMKTVIGDIYKVDIALLPIGDRYTMGPFEASIAAEWINPEVLIPMHYNTFPVIEQDSEEFKDRVELKNKDMRVVILEPGQIYKE; from the coding sequence ATGGAAATAAGATGGCTTGGACATTCTGCATTCCAGATAAACTATGAAAATTTAAAGATATTGATAGACCCTTTTATCAGCAATAATCCAGTTTGCCCGGTTACAGTGGAAGAAGCTGATGCAGACATAATATGTGTTACACATGGACATGCAGATCATTTTGGAGATACAATGGAGATTGCAAACCGAACAGGGGCCGTAATCGTAAGTAACCACGAACATTCAGTGTATCTTGCAAAACAGGGTTTTGAAACTATGGGAATGAACATAGGAGGCACAGTCCAAACTCATAACACAAAAATAACCATGGTTAATTCCACCCATTCATCTGATATGGACTTTATAGAAGAAATAGGGGCTGGAGGAAGCTCCTGCGGTTATATACTCCACATGGAAAACGGCAGAAAGATATACCACTCTGGAGATACAGGTTTATTCGGAGATATGAAAACAGTGATAGGAGATATCTACAAAGTCGACATTGCACTTCTGCCAATTGGTGACAGGTACACCATGGGGCCATTTGAAGCCTCAATAGCTGCAGAATGGATTAACCCGGAAGTTTTAATACCCATGCATTATAATACGTTTCCTGTAATAGAGCAGGACAGCGAAGAATTTAAAGATCGTGTTGAATTAAAAAACAAAGATATGAGGGTTGTTATTCTTGAACCTGGGCAAATATATAAAGAGTGA
- a CDS encoding UDP-N-acetylglucosamine--N-acetylmuramyl-(pentapeptide) pyrophosphoryl-undecaprenol N-acetylglucosamine transferase: MKVLMMPCGIGMGHISRSIALAEKLQKRNAEVAFASYGSGYERLKAQGKYKTAKLPDIKFYGDNEGFDIKYTARKSIDTPFIFLKSIYHESKIIKKFKPDVIVADAHYSVPITAKVLGIPCIMVTNELTLNFSRLYPDEKTMEYLENGLKRFIKDVLKLCSAILIPDIENSIEVPPKLKEKTIFTGPFLKQDPDKIGDKKEIRRKSGFKEDEKIVLVTVGGSEFGKKLLKIIYEASKEIDCDKIIMITGPQIDPDFIPDSDKIIKKKFLENITEWMKISDVIVSLAGHTTTMEIASIGIPSIIVPVENHSEQLKNALAMKKYGISYVRKINRINPRELAEDISNILKDEDLIRKIDNIKKEFSRYNGTDRAADIILKVQN; encoded by the coding sequence ATGAAAGTACTTATGATGCCCTGCGGCATAGGTATGGGACATATATCCCGCTCTATAGCCCTTGCAGAGAAACTTCAGAAAAGAAACGCGGAGGTGGCGTTTGCAAGTTACGGATCTGGCTATGAAAGGTTAAAAGCGCAGGGAAAGTACAAAACAGCTAAATTGCCCGATATTAAATTCTATGGAGATAACGAGGGGTTTGATATTAAGTACACTGCCAGAAAATCCATAGATACTCCTTTCATTTTCCTTAAAAGTATATATCATGAATCAAAAATAATAAAAAAATTCAAACCAGACGTTATTGTTGCAGATGCACATTATTCTGTCCCTATAACCGCAAAAGTTCTGGGAATACCATGCATCATGGTCACCAACGAATTAACCCTTAACTTTTCCAGACTTTATCCTGATGAAAAAACAATGGAATACCTTGAAAATGGGCTTAAAAGATTTATTAAGGATGTTTTAAAGCTGTGCAGTGCTATTTTAATTCCAGATATTGAAAATTCCATAGAAGTACCTCCCAAGCTAAAGGAAAAAACCATTTTCACAGGGCCATTTCTTAAACAGGACCCTGATAAAATAGGGGATAAAAAGGAAATCAGGAGAAAATCAGGTTTTAAAGAGGATGAAAAAATAGTTCTGGTCACTGTTGGAGGGAGTGAATTTGGAAAAAAGCTGCTTAAGATCATCTATGAGGCATCCAAAGAAATAGACTGCGATAAAATAATAATGATAACCGGCCCCCAGATTGATCCTGATTTTATTCCAGATTCAGATAAAATAATAAAAAAGAAGTTTTTAGAAAATATCACAGAATGGATGAAAATTTCTGATGTCATAGTAAGCCTTGCCGGCCACACTACAACCATGGAAATTGCCTCAATTGGTATTCCAAGCATTATTGTGCCTGTTGAAAACCATTCTGAACAGCTTAAAAATGCGTTGGCCATGAAAAAATATGGAATTTCCTATGTAAGAAAAATAAATAGGATTAACCCCAGAGAACTTGCAGAGGATATAAGTAATATTTTAAAGGATGAAGATTTAATAAGGAAAATAGATAATATTAAAAAAGAATTTTCCAGGTATAATGGAACTGATAGGGCAGCAGATATTATATTAAAAGTGCAGAATTAA
- a CDS encoding class III signal peptide-containing protein, giving the protein MEFIRDEGGQGAAEYILLFGGVIVIAILVLLIYRDYIKTTNPLNAAGDLDKVRANMPTN; this is encoded by the coding sequence ATGGAGTTTATAAGAGATGAAGGGGGACAGGGAGCGGCGGAGTACATTTTGCTTTTCGGAGGAGTGATTGTTATTGCAATACTTGTATTATTAATTTACAGAGATTATATAAAAACCACTAATCCTCTTAATGCTGCTGGAGACTTAGATAAAGTTAGAGCAAATATGCCTACTAATTAA
- a CDS encoding class III signal peptide-containing protein, whose translation MEFLKDEGGQGAAEYILLFGGVIVIAIAALLIYQSYFTGQGFDSDQDITSVRANLQG comes from the coding sequence ATGGAATTTTTGAAAGACGAAGGTGGACAGGGAGCAGCTGAATACATATTATTATTTGGTGGTGTCATCGTTATAGCGATAGCTGCATTGTTGATCTACCAATCTTACTTCACTGGTCAAGGTTTCGATTCTGACCAAGATATAACATCAGTAAGAGCCAATCTTCAAGGTTAA
- a CDS encoding class III signal peptide-containing protein: MLDEKAQISAEMILLMGALLVLVIVAGNWIVDISKSVAGNVSDVVDSAKNSAINKM, encoded by the coding sequence ATGTTAGACGAAAAAGCTCAAATAAGTGCTGAAATGATCCTCTTAATGGGAGCATTACTGGTGCTTGTTATTGTAGCAGGGAACTGGATAGTCGATATTTCAAAATCGGTTGCAGGGAATGTGTCTGATGTAGTTGATTCTGCAAAGAATTCAGCGATTAATAAGATGTAA
- a CDS encoding class III signal peptide-containing protein, with translation MNIFLNDEFGQGAAEYILLFGGVIVIAIAALLIYNQYFTTQPAFTDADLQSVRSNLQGS, from the coding sequence ATTAATATTTTTCTAAATGATGAATTTGGTCAGGGAGCAGCTGAATATATTTTATTATTTGGTGGTGTTATTGTTATTGCTATAGCTGCATTATTGATATACAATCAATACTTCACCACTCAACCAGCGTTTACCGATGCAGATTTACAATCAGTAAGATCTAACCTTCAAGGTAGTTAA
- a CDS encoding STT3 domain-containing protein, producing MLKKETIITIIAILVIFVLGFTLRAGSIHLSGIPDNEKSFYKDQNDLPYMYEIDSYYNYRLTKNYLDHGYLGDTKINGREWDLHSYYPPGVPMDYPPLIVYITAFFYKLVNLFSNTSLLIVCFWIPVFIAPLCGIPAYFLVSRLTNAYGGLAAGFLAVMSPFYFTRSVPGWFDTDMFIILFSILVVLFFTEAIQSKNTRKRMIFAGLSAFSMFLFSMAWNGWQYLFYMLFFSSVFYILHGKLKDKNVENIYYTFAVFFLGSISLIWIFTGFLNIFKLVAGLFEFIKLIGTQNIWAPFPDLYISIFELGKPSANEIITQTNPILFGLGISGLFLSLGILIKNSLEKRLSNNIDRFFYIFLVLWTLSGFIALFKGARFIMLLIPPLTISTGITVGIFVDYLKTLKIKKNVKRFFYISIMLLLIVLPILNVPTSSKALIPAANDDLFNSAEWIKNNTSPNTVIISDWSFGHFFTATANRPVVFDGRSAYIETLPVRQFDKSPLTFEGKSPNTSRDYWINRAFSTSNESLSFGIFRMLSTSGDAAYLTLDEYTENTTKSVEILNRVLGVNKTVAKNILINDYDLNQKQAENILNYTHPDNPKPFVIVTHDKMIITGKWIFKFGNWDFNKVKESDSLYSVGNIKIHESFLNTSNDVFMDLKTGNVKWEDKSPYSSMIIKNGEVKKSYSDKKSSFCVVLLMDDEKAIVMNKTFENSIFMKLIVEKDNSTYFKSVYKNKRVTVWKATQY from the coding sequence ATGTTAAAAAAAGAAACAATAATAACCATTATAGCTATTTTAGTTATTTTTGTATTGGGATTTACTCTTAGAGCAGGATCAATTCATCTTTCAGGTATTCCAGATAATGAAAAAAGTTTCTATAAAGATCAAAACGATCTCCCCTATATGTATGAGATTGATTCATATTACAATTACAGATTAACTAAAAATTACCTGGATCATGGTTATCTTGGGGATACTAAAATAAATGGCAGAGAATGGGATCTGCATTCTTATTATCCTCCTGGCGTTCCTATGGATTATCCCCCTTTAATTGTTTATATCACAGCTTTTTTTTACAAGTTAGTTAATTTATTTAGCAATACCTCCTTGCTAATAGTTTGTTTCTGGATTCCTGTTTTCATTGCACCTCTTTGCGGAATTCCTGCATATTTTTTAGTAAGTAGGCTTACCAATGCTTATGGAGGTTTAGCTGCAGGATTTTTAGCTGTTATGTCTCCTTTTTATTTTACAAGGAGTGTTCCTGGCTGGTTTGATACTGACATGTTCATAATTTTATTTTCCATTCTGGTGGTTTTGTTTTTTACTGAAGCCATTCAAAGTAAAAATACAAGAAAAAGGATGATCTTTGCAGGTTTATCAGCATTTTCCATGTTTTTATTCTCAATGGCATGGAATGGATGGCAGTATCTATTTTATATGCTCTTTTTTTCTTCTGTTTTCTATATCCTACATGGAAAATTAAAGGATAAAAATGTAGAAAATATTTATTATACCTTTGCTGTATTCTTTTTGGGAAGTATAAGCTTAATATGGATCTTTACAGGATTTTTAAATATTTTCAAATTGGTTGCAGGCCTTTTTGAGTTTATAAAATTAATAGGAACTCAAAACATATGGGCTCCCTTCCCCGATCTTTACATATCCATTTTTGAACTTGGAAAACCATCTGCAAATGAAATAATAACTCAAACAAACCCAATTTTATTTGGATTAGGAATTTCAGGACTATTTCTGAGTTTAGGAATCTTAATAAAAAACTCACTTGAAAAACGGCTTTCAAATAATATTGACCGGTTCTTTTACATTTTCCTTGTTTTATGGACTTTATCCGGCTTTATAGCACTTTTTAAGGGTGCAAGATTTATTATGTTACTTATACCTCCACTTACAATAAGCACGGGTATTACAGTTGGAATTTTTGTGGATTATTTAAAAACTCTAAAAATAAAGAAAAATGTGAAAAGATTTTTCTATATTTCAATAATGCTTTTGTTAATTGTTCTCCCAATTCTAAACGTCCCTACAAGCAGTAAAGCCCTAATTCCTGCTGCAAATGACGACCTTTTTAATAGCGCAGAGTGGATTAAAAATAATACCTCCCCTAATACTGTAATTATTTCAGATTGGAGTTTTGGTCATTTTTTTACGGCCACTGCAAACCGTCCTGTTGTTTTTGATGGAAGATCAGCATATATTGAAACTCTACCTGTAAGACAATTTGATAAAAGTCCCCTTACATTTGAAGGTAAATCTCCAAACACTTCAAGGGATTACTGGATAAATCGGGCTTTTTCAACAAGTAATGAGAGCCTATCCTTCGGTATTTTTAGAATGCTTTCAACAAGTGGAGATGCAGCCTACCTAACTTTAGATGAATACACCGAAAATACTACTAAAAGTGTTGAGATTTTAAACCGCGTTTTAGGAGTTAATAAGACAGTTGCTAAAAATATTCTTATAAATGATTATGATTTAAATCAAAAACAGGCTGAAAATATATTAAATTACACACATCCAGACAATCCGAAACCATTTGTAATTGTAACCCACGATAAGATGATAATTACTGGAAAATGGATTTTTAAATTTGGTAATTGGGACTTTAATAAAGTAAAAGAAAGTGATTCCCTGTATTCAGTCGGTAATATAAAAATACATGAGTCATTCTTAAACACAAGTAACGATGTATTTATGGATTTAAAAACTGGTAATGTAAAATGGGAGGATAAAAGTCCATACAGCTCAATGATAATTAAAAATGGTGAGGTAAAAAAGAGTTATTCCGACAAAAAAAGCAGTTTTTGTGTTGTATTGCTTATGGATGATGAAAAAGCCATAGTTATGAATAAAACTTTTGAAAATTCCATATTTATGAAACTCATAGTTGAAAAAGATAATTCTACATATTTTAAATCAGTTTATAAAAATAAAAGAGTAACTGTGTGGAAAGCTACACAATACTAA
- a CDS encoding glycosyltransferase family 39 protein, producing the protein MLNNKNNFKTHKSLLLFILLIIVSLITYYITTIQINLGPGWDTYDFLANALEFAGKGIGYSDLARPPFLSFLTSIFFRLDYVSETIILLIDGILFIFGIIGLYLLFNLCFNPVMSFLGSLLFATFPAVIIWIGAGYTDIASVSFSIWALYFTILAVKKNSKYFYLPFPLLIIAFLTRYLAALIILPIGLYLLINRQHIKKLNDIIIGILISVLTLISVLFFSSKLNFISPFISFSGTAQQIDPNEHFAYNPEIFYYLSNLTHNIGITGTFIILIILSGIIIYLIKNFNEIKGLNPLIKFKKANKFKKIKLIAFIILIIIFFAAFGEKSIILSEILFLLIGYISYELLKRSNANIDIDLLFLSWFMIYFIFHSIFAIKVDRYFILMAPAFAYFLILGLNGISDKIHIKIRNIDFKSILSPILIFMILISTIGFLNSLPMEDPDTENVIISSNWLKNYDPSYKTKIIYADFYWPHYSWYLKMNVTPMPILKDGNEYFYELKGYNPNSQDNIAYNNKLNENSVDYYFSIRHGLNLTSYKPIEKFGKITLYEKMS; encoded by the coding sequence TTGCTTAACAATAAAAATAACTTTAAAACACACAAATCATTACTCTTGTTTATACTACTAATAATTGTAAGTTTAATTACTTATTATATAACAACAATTCAAATCAATCTCGGCCCAGGATGGGATACTTATGATTTCCTTGCAAATGCACTTGAATTTGCTGGAAAAGGCATAGGATATTCTGATTTAGCCAGACCCCCATTTCTATCGTTTTTAACATCCATATTTTTCAGGCTTGATTATGTATCAGAAACCATCATTTTACTTATTGACGGAATTTTATTTATTTTTGGTATAATTGGATTATATTTACTATTTAATTTGTGCTTTAATCCCGTTATGAGCTTTTTAGGGTCTTTACTATTTGCAACATTTCCTGCTGTAATTATATGGATAGGTGCAGGTTATACAGACATTGCAAGCGTTTCATTTTCAATCTGGGCCCTCTATTTCACAATTTTAGCTGTTAAAAAGAATTCAAAATATTTCTACTTACCATTCCCCCTCCTGATTATTGCATTTTTAACAAGATATCTTGCAGCTTTAATTATATTGCCTATAGGACTTTATCTGCTAATAAATAGGCAACATATAAAAAAATTAAATGATATAATAATTGGAATTTTGATATCAGTTTTAACTTTAATATCTGTCTTATTTTTTTCAAGTAAACTCAATTTTATCTCTCCATTTATTTCTTTTTCTGGCACAGCTCAACAAATAGATCCAAATGAGCATTTTGCTTACAATCCAGAAATATTTTACTATTTAAGCAATTTAACACATAATATAGGGATAACAGGTACTTTTATAATCTTAATTATATTATCAGGAATTATTATTTACCTGATTAAAAATTTTAATGAAATAAAGGGCCTTAATCCGTTAATTAAGTTTAAAAAAGCGAATAAATTCAAAAAAATAAAATTAATCGCATTTATCATTTTAATCATCATTTTTTTCGCTGCATTCGGTGAAAAATCTATTATACTAAGTGAAATTTTATTCCTTTTAATAGGATACATATCATACGAACTTTTAAAAAGATCTAACGCAAATATTGACATTGATTTGCTCTTTTTATCATGGTTTATGATTTATTTCATATTTCATAGCATTTTTGCGATTAAAGTAGATAGATATTTTATTTTAATGGCTCCCGCATTTGCATATTTTTTAATATTAGGATTAAACGGAATTTCAGACAAAATACATATTAAAATTAGAAATATAGATTTTAAATCAATTTTATCTCCTATTTTGATATTTATGATCCTTATATCAACTATAGGTTTTTTAAACAGCTTGCCAATGGAAGATCCAGATACAGAAAACGTTATAATTTCAAGCAACTGGCTAAAAAACTATGATCCTTCTTATAAAACTAAAATTATCTATGCTGACTTTTACTGGCCACATTATAGCTGGTATTTAAAAATGAATGTTACTCCTATGCCAATTCTTAAGGATGGAAACGAATATTTTTATGAACTAAAGGGCTACAATCCAAATTCACAGGATAATATAGCATATAACAATAAACTGAATGAAAATAGTGTTGATTACTACTTCAGTATTAGACACGGATTAAATCTAACATCATATAAACCAATTGAAAAGTTTGGAAAAATAACGTTATATGAAAAGATGAGTTAA
- a CDS encoding DapH/DapD/GlmU-related protein, giving the protein MPFLKNILGSGNIPKFRNILGPDTKISGNPRIQENVTIGVKYKIRSKSPIIGENALIRSNTVIYDDVNIGNDFRSGHGVVIREKTRIGNNVLIGTNSVIEGNCDIGNDVSIQSNVYIPTNMLIEDYVFIGPCACFTNDRYPIRIDFDLKGPTIRKGASIGANSTFLSDLEIGEGAMIAAGAIVTRDVPPFYLAIGAPARLKPLPKHLMVQNKI; this is encoded by the coding sequence ATGCCATTTTTAAAAAACATTTTAGGTTCTGGGAATATTCCAAAGTTTAGAAATATTTTAGGGCCAGATACTAAAATTAGTGGAAATCCCAGGATTCAGGAAAATGTAACTATTGGCGTGAAATATAAAATAAGATCTAAATCTCCGATTATTGGGGAAAATGCACTCATTCGTTCAAATACAGTCATATATGATGATGTTAACATAGGAAACGATTTCAGGTCAGGTCATGGTGTCGTAATTAGAGAAAAAACCAGAATTGGTAATAATGTCCTTATAGGAACCAATTCAGTGATAGAAGGAAATTGTGACATAGGAAATGATGTTAGCATCCAATCAAATGTTTACATCCCAACAAACATGCTAATCGAGGATTATGTTTTTATTGGTCCATGTGCTTGTTTTACCAATGATAGATATCCTATAAGAATTGATTTTGATCTTAAAGGGCCAACCATCAGAAAGGGTGCATCAATTGGTGCAAATTCAACATTTTTATCAGATTTAGAGATTGGAGAAGGCGCAATGATAGCTGCCGGGGCAATTGTTACAAGGGATGTACCTCCATTTTACCTTGCAATAGGTGCTCCTGCCAGACTTAAACCTCTTCCAAAGCATTTAATGGTTCAAAATAAAATTTAA
- the wecB gene encoding UDP-N-acetylglucosamine 2-epimerase (non-hydrolyzing): MKIATIFGTRPEIIKLSPLIPLLDEEFDHILIHTGQHYSYNMDKIFFEELGLRNCDYILKVGSGTHAAQTGKMMMEIEKVLLKENPDIVVVQGDTNSTLAGAITASKLNIKVVHVEAGCRSFDKKMPEELNRILVDHSSDILFAPDEDATRNLAVEGIEKDMVYLVGNTSVDACLRIVNFFDSNSLKEKNLKKQDYALLTIHRQENTDPDKLKEIISAINVIADKIKIVFPLHLRTKKIIESNDIEINKNILLTEPLGYKDFIGLLTNSKFTMTDSGGIQEEAGILDVPCLILRENTEWKYLVDIGKNMLIGTGYESIVSTITDLLDNEHELDKMKNIKAPIKQGTSKKIVSILKNYSNSAIKNNK; this comes from the coding sequence ATGAAAATTGCAACAATATTTGGAACCCGGCCTGAGATAATTAAACTTTCTCCCCTTATCCCACTACTTGATGAAGAATTTGACCACATTTTAATTCACACAGGGCAGCATTACTCATATAATATGGACAAAATCTTTTTTGAGGAATTAGGCTTGCGGAATTGTGATTATATCCTGAAGGTTGGATCTGGAACACATGCTGCACAAACCGGGAAAATGATGATGGAAATTGAAAAAGTGCTTTTAAAGGAGAATCCAGACATTGTAGTTGTCCAGGGAGATACAAATTCCACCCTTGCAGGCGCAATTACAGCTTCAAAGCTCAATATTAAAGTAGTACATGTTGAAGCAGGTTGTAGATCATTTGACAAAAAAATGCCTGAAGAATTAAATCGTATTTTAGTTGATCACTCTTCTGATATTTTATTTGCACCAGATGAAGATGCTACTCGAAATTTAGCGGTGGAAGGAATAGAAAAAGACATGGTTTACCTTGTAGGTAACACATCTGTGGACGCCTGTTTACGCATAGTCAATTTCTTCGATTCAAATAGCTTAAAAGAAAAGAATCTAAAAAAACAGGATTATGCTTTATTAACAATCCACAGACAGGAAAATACGGATCCTGATAAACTTAAAGAAATTATAAGTGCAATAAATGTAATTGCAGATAAAATAAAAATAGTATTCCCATTACATCTTCGAACAAAAAAGATAATTGAATCAAATGACATTGAAATAAACAAAAACATTTTATTAACTGAACCACTCGGCTACAAAGACTTTATAGGATTATTGACAAATTCAAAATTCACAATGACAGATTCTGGTGGAATACAGGAAGAAGCAGGGATTTTAGATGTTCCTTGTTTGATTTTAAGAGAAAATACCGAATGGAAATATCTTGTAGATATAGGGAAAAATATGCTGATTGGAACAGGCTATGAAAGCATTGTTAGCACTATAACTGATTTACTTGATAATGAACATGAGTTAGATAAAATGAAGAACATTAAAGCACCTATAAAGCAAGGGACGTCGAAAAAAATAGTTTCTATTCTTAAAAATTATTCCAATAGTGCTATTAAAAATAATAAATAA
- a CDS encoding glycosyltransferase family 2 protein yields the protein MKISVIIPMYNEEENALNTLSKVNDVLKDYDDYEIIAVDDGSADDTFKLASEFASKNNDIKILQHSVNVGMGRAIRTGFDNSKGDIIVTIDADLSYKPDHIHRLVNELINDETVDIVVGSPYMEGGGVNNVPPFRLFISKAANKFVGFSMAENLSTVTGVLRAYRREVVDSLELESNGTDINLEILSKASATRFKIKEIPALLEGRELGQSKLKFRAKTISHVLFSFYEKPIMLFGAIGIFLLFIGLISAIYLFYEYLTGILDPTRPLMLFMVLMILSGIQILIFGFVATQISLLKREIYIVQKENRLIRKRMK from the coding sequence ATGAAAATATCAGTGATTATTCCAATGTACAACGAGGAAGAAAATGCCTTGAATACTCTTTCTAAGGTAAACGATGTTTTAAAAGATTATGATGATTACGAAATCATTGCAGTTGATGACGGCAGTGCTGATGATACTTTTAAATTAGCCAGCGAATTCGCCTCTAAAAATAATGATATTAAAATTTTACAGCATTCTGTAAATGTGGGGATGGGTAGGGCTATAAGAACAGGATTTGATAATTCAAAGGGAGATATAATTGTCACCATTGATGCAGACTTAAGCTACAAACCTGATCATATTCATAGACTTGTAAATGAGCTTATAAATGATGAAACAGTTGATATAGTGGTGGGATCTCCATATATGGAAGGGGGAGGGGTTAACAATGTACCTCCTTTCAGGTTATTTATAAGCAAAGCAGCAAATAAGTTTGTAGGATTTTCAATGGCAGAAAATCTTAGTACAGTTACTGGAGTTTTACGTGCTTATAGGAGAGAAGTCGTTGATTCTTTGGAGTTAGAATCAAATGGTACAGATATTAACCTTGAAATTCTGTCAAAAGCAAGTGCAACAAGGTTTAAAATTAAAGAAATCCCTGCATTGCTTGAAGGTAGGGAATTAGGCCAATCAAAATTGAAGTTCAGGGCTAAAACAATATCACATGTATTATTTTCATTTTATGAGAAACCTATAATGTTGTTTGGTGCTATTGGGATATTTTTATTATTTATTGGATTAATAAGTGCAATATATTTATTTTATGAATATTTAACAGGTATTTTAGATCCTACAAGACCTTTAATGCTATTTATGGTATTAATGATACTTTCAGGGATACAAATATTGATTTTTGGATTTGTAGCAACTCAAATAAGTCTTCTTAAAAGGGAAATATACATAGTTCAGAAGGAAAACAGATTGATTAGAAAAAGAATGAAATAA